A portion of the Lolium rigidum isolate FL_2022 chromosome 1, APGP_CSIRO_Lrig_0.1, whole genome shotgun sequence genome contains these proteins:
- the LOC124704995 gene encoding LRR receptor-like serine/threonine-protein kinase GSO1, whose protein sequence is MAAAARELSPLLLLLLLLATVLAASARNEEEARTLAALRAALDPAGRVLGSWDQAADPCGGSFVGVTCDGTGRVTGISLQGRGLSGTLPPAVAGLRRLRGLYLHYNGIKGPIPREIGGLSELADLYLDVNHLSGPVPVEIAGMGNLQVLQLGYNQLTGSIPPQLGNLNKLAVLALQSNQLTGAIPATLGSLSQLTRLDLSFNSLFGSIPSKIADIPFLEVLDVRNNTLSGSVPAGLKRLNGGFQFVNNKGLCGTEFSLLDLCTSSEDGLKPSKPEPFGPDGTVKTGQVPQSANPSTTKSSKASAGVLIVGVVAVVAGAAFCGIFAFSYYRRHKQKIGSSLEVSDSRLSTDHYQQKEVCRRSASPLISVEYSNGWDTMSGGGCGSSGEVGDSFRFNLEEVECATQYFSEVNLLGKSGFAATYKGMLRDGSVVAVKSLNKTSCKQEESDFLRGLKTLTKLRHENLVGLRGFCCSRGRGECFLVYDFMVSGCLSQYLDVKDGSDATVLDWPTRVSIIRGIAKGVEYLHSKKSNKPSLVHQNISAEKILLDHHFAPRLSVPGLHKLLADDVVFSTLKASAAMGYLAPEYANTGRFTEKSDVFAFGIVVLQVITGRRAVSQLTLGTAASDLDGLIDPNLGGVFSRTEAAKLTAVAALCTNEAASQRPAMEAVVQQLSG, encoded by the exons atggccgccgcagCGCGCGAGCTctccccgctcctcctcctcctgctcctcctcgccaccGTCCTCGCCGCATCGGCGCGcaacgaggaggaggcccggacgCTGGCGGCGCTCAGGGCGGCCCTGGACCCGGCGGGCCGGGTGCTGGGCTCCTGGGACCAGGCCGCCGACCCTTGCGGCGGCTCCTTCGTCGGCGTCACCTGCGACGGCACGGGCCGCGTCACGGGCATCTCGCTGCAGGGCCGCGGGCTCTCCGGCACCCTCCCGCCGGCCGtcgccgggctccggcggctCAGGGGGCTGTACCTGCACTACAACGGCATCAAAGGGCCCATTCCCAGGGAGATTGGCGGCCTCTCCGAGCTCGCCGACCTCTACCTCGACGTCAACCATCTCTCCGGGCCCGTGCCCGTGGAGATTGCCGGCATGGGGAACCTCCAAG TGTTGCAGCTGGGTTACAACCAGTTGACAGGAAGCATACCACCCCAGCTAGGAAACCTGAACAAACTGGCTGTTCTTGCACTCCAGTCCAACCAGCTGACCGGAGCTATTCCGGCGACCCTTGGCAGCCTATCTCAGCTGACACGGCTTGATTTGAGCTTCAACAGCCTATTCGGCTCCATCCCTTCTAAGATCGCAGACATTCCGTTCCTTGAGGTCTTGGATGTTCGCAACAACACTCTATCGGGGAGTGTTCCTGCTG GTTTGAAGAGATTGAATGGAGGGTTCCAGTTTGTGAACAACAAGGGGCTTTGTGGAACTGAGTTTAGTTTGCTTGATCTTTGTACTTCTTCAGAGGATGGCCTGAAGCCTAGCAAGCCTGAGCCTTTTGGCCCAGATGGTACTGTCAAGACAGGGCAAGTTCCCCAGTCGGCAAATCCAAGCACAACAAAATCTTCAAAGGCATCTGCAGGAGTTCTTATTGTTGGTGTCGTTGCTGTGGTTGCTGGTGCTGCATTCTGTGGAATATTTGCATTCTCGTATTATCGCCGGCACAAGCAAAAGATTGGCAGCTCACTGGAGGTTTCAGATAGTAGGCTCAGCACTGACCATTACCAGCAGAAGGAAGTCTGCCGAAGGAGCGCTTCGCCTCTGATTAGTGTTGAGTACTCAAATGGATGGGACACTATGTCAGGTGGAGGTTGTGGATCATCTGGGGAGGTTGGCGATAGCTTTAGGTTCAACCTAGAGGAGGTTGAGTGTGCAACTCAGTATTTCTCCGAGGTTAACTTGTTAGGTAAAAGCGGCTTTGCTGCGACATACAAGGGAATGCTGCGGGATGGGTCTGTTGTTGCGGTTAAGAGCCTAAATAAGACAAGCTGCAAGCAAGAGGAGTCTGATTTCCTGCGAGGTCTGAAGACACTCACCAAGCTGCGACATGAGAACCTGGTTGGCCTGAGGGGATTCTGCTGCTCTAGAGGGAGGGGGGAGTGTTTCCTAGTGTATGACTTCATGGTTAGTGGGTGTTTGTCACAGTATCTTGATGTTAAGGATGGCTCCGATGCTACTGTTCTTGATTGGCCTACAAGGGTTTCCATCATCAGAGGCATTGCAAAAG GTGTTGAGTACCTACACAGTAAGAAGAGCAACAAGCCATCATTAGTGCACCAGAACATATCGGCTGAGAAGATCCTTCTCGACCACCACTTCGCCCCACGGCTGTCTGTCCCAGGGCTGCACAAGCTCCTCGCTGACGATGTCGTCTTCTCAACCCTGAAGGCCAGCGCAGCCATGGGGTATCTCGCCCCTGAGTACGCCAACACAGGCCGCTTCACCGAGAAGAGCGACGTCTTCGCCTTTGGGATAGTTGTCCTCCAGGTCATCACAGGCAGGAGGGCTGTCTCACAACTGACGTTAGGCACAGCGGCCAGCGACCTCGATGGCCTGATTGATCCAAACCTGGGAGGCGTCTTCTCGAGGACTGAGGCTGCCAAGCTCACAGCAGTTGCTGCACTTTGCACAAATGAAGCGGCAAGCCAGAGGCCAGCAATGGAAGCTGTGGTTCAGCAGCTCAGCGGCTGA